Proteins from a single region of Corynebacterium pseudogenitalium:
- a CDS encoding FecCD family ABC transporter permease, protein MAVVVLFVVDLCVGPANIKLSNFSAVLDPDSVEHVAFFRMRMPAALMAVGVGMSLGLAGAVMQTILNNPLASPFTLGVSSAASLGAAIVFVMALPMVFVTGGALVLALLSVLVIFAVGKYIEMSNSSLVLAGIALNFLFDAFLSLIQYRASEESLSYIVFWTMGGLTRASYPQAWILLSTFVVVFAVLLRNAWNLTALKFGEARAEALGVKVGRVKILSLVLASILTALAVSFCGKIGFIGLAAPHLARRLVSEDQRFYLTSSAILGAMILLVSSILSKLIVPGVVVPIGIISSIIGIPFLVYALTSQRRQRTV, encoded by the coding sequence GCCAACATCAAGCTCTCGAACTTCTCCGCCGTGCTAGATCCTGATTCGGTTGAGCACGTTGCGTTCTTCCGCATGCGCATGCCGGCTGCCCTCATGGCAGTTGGGGTGGGGATGAGTCTGGGGTTGGCGGGTGCCGTGATGCAGACGATCCTGAATAACCCGCTTGCCAGCCCGTTCACGCTTGGCGTGTCCTCGGCGGCGAGCCTTGGTGCTGCCATCGTGTTCGTGATGGCGCTGCCGATGGTATTTGTTACCGGCGGTGCTCTGGTGCTCGCACTGCTCTCTGTGCTGGTGATCTTCGCGGTGGGCAAGTACATCGAGATGAGTAACTCCTCACTGGTGCTTGCGGGCATCGCGCTGAACTTCCTCTTCGACGCCTTCCTGTCCCTGATCCAGTACCGCGCGTCAGAAGAGAGCCTGTCGTACATCGTCTTCTGGACGATGGGCGGGCTGACCCGCGCTTCCTACCCGCAAGCGTGGATTCTGCTCTCCACGTTCGTCGTAGTCTTCGCGGTGCTGCTGCGCAACGCGTGGAACCTGACTGCGCTGAAGTTCGGCGAGGCACGCGCAGAAGCGCTCGGCGTCAAGGTCGGGCGCGTGAAGATCCTCTCCCTCGTCCTGGCCTCGATCCTGACTGCGCTGGCGGTGAGTTTCTGCGGCAAGATCGGCTTCATCGGCCTGGCCGCGCCGCACCTGGCGCGCCGACTGGTCTCCGAGGACCAACGGTTCTACCTGACCAGCTCCGCCATTCTTGGTGCGATGATTCTGCTGGTGTCCTCGATCCTCTCGAAGCTGATCGTCCCGGGGGTTGTGGTGCCAATCGGCATCATCAGCTCGATCATCGGTATCCCATTCCTGGTCTACGCGCTTACCAGCCAGCGCCGTCAAAGGACGGTGTAG
- a CDS encoding ABC transporter ATP-binding protein — MIRVTNFSFDYGERQIIKDISFQAKPGEVTVLMGRNGAGKTTLMTSIARSGKPGRGKKITGEVTTTGNISYLNQHTEGDLPFTVFETVMIGKVAKLGIRTTQEDVDDVNEVLDMLELQPLRDVAIRNLSGGQRQKVFIGQAMVKRPDILLFDEPTSALDIENQYRILHQIKALTVERNITTVVSLHQIDLIERFADHIIVLHEGKIYAEGSPAEVFTKQTFRDVYSVEAILAGVKDRILFGFDLLDHPKIPSEHTPTSIH; from the coding sequence ATGATTCGCGTCACGAACTTCTCGTTCGACTACGGCGAGCGTCAGATCATCAAGGACATCAGCTTCCAAGCCAAACCCGGCGAGGTCACCGTGTTGATGGGCCGAAACGGCGCAGGCAAAACCACACTGATGACATCGATAGCCCGCTCAGGCAAGCCTGGGCGCGGCAAGAAAATCACCGGCGAGGTTACAACCACCGGCAACATTTCCTACCTGAACCAGCACACGGAAGGCGACCTACCCTTTACCGTGTTTGAAACGGTGATGATCGGAAAAGTAGCCAAGCTCGGGATCCGCACCACGCAAGAGGATGTCGACGATGTCAACGAGGTGCTCGACATGCTTGAGCTGCAGCCCCTGCGCGACGTCGCCATCCGCAACTTGTCCGGTGGCCAGCGCCAAAAAGTCTTCATCGGGCAGGCCATGGTCAAACGGCCAGACATCCTGCTTTTCGACGAACCCACGTCCGCACTCGACATCGAAAACCAGTACAGAATCCTGCACCAAATCAAGGCGCTCACGGTTGAACGAAACATCACGACGGTAGTAAGCCTGCACCAAATCGACCTGATCGAGCGCTTCGCGGACCACATCATCGTGCTCCACGAAGGCAAAATCTACGCCGAAGGCTCACCCGCCGAGGTGTTTACCAAGCAAACGTTCCGTGACGTCTACTCCGTCGAGGCGATTCTGGCGGGAGTCAAGGACCGGATCCTCTTCGGGTTCGACCTGTTAGACCACCCGAAGATCCCGTCCGAGCACACCCCAACCTCCATTCATTAG
- a CDS encoding response regulator — MNLTILILEDEAEVRAALERDLLSFADTVRLEVASSADEAWEVIDELSDDGDLLALALCDHRMPGTTGVEFLVQMAQDPRTAATRKVLVTGQAQLKDTVHAVNEANLDYYIAKPWDVENLHGVVRDMLTDYVEALDIDPLPYFEVLDQQRALKLTRHRD, encoded by the coding sequence ATGAACCTCACCATTCTGATTCTTGAAGATGAAGCCGAAGTGCGCGCCGCCCTTGAGCGCGACCTCCTCTCGTTTGCGGACACCGTCCGCCTGGAGGTGGCCTCCAGCGCCGACGAAGCCTGGGAAGTGATCGACGAGCTCAGCGACGACGGCGACCTCCTCGCGCTCGCGCTGTGTGACCACCGCATGCCAGGCACCACCGGCGTGGAGTTTTTGGTGCAGATGGCGCAGGACCCGCGCACCGCAGCGACCCGCAAGGTGCTGGTTACCGGGCAGGCGCAGCTCAAGGACACCGTGCACGCGGTCAACGAAGCGAACCTGGATTACTACATTGCCAAGCCGTGGGACGTTGAGAACCTGCACGGGGTGGTGCGTGACATGTTGACGGACTACGTGGAGGCGCTAGACATCGACCCGCTGCCCTACTTCGAGGTGCTTGACCAGCAGCGGGCGCTGAAGCTTACCCGCCACCGGGACTAA
- a CDS encoding sensor histidine kinase, whose protein sequence is MIPHSTIAVIGASEASRTIQTIVRDAFGGTHTVLTYPSLTDLPRTDDLALVTVTVHEHGLTADHPLVKFLDDAHYEHTRIIVLTTAPSVSGLDRLSELGRLDMLVYTPEIHDEALARNLQQQLTRYWASRYHDNPELASKYDQPAAPALDVELSDEEIIRHIIDAADRHLGRQPRLVFPPGVNLTTEGKEVEEVILTISGEVVLQRNTDAGDITMHRGSTGLVIGLLALAGTRIGFFTARTTTEVTAVQLPMDQLNYLLDIAPGLDRMLAVLLVRSYDRRLRRSEDSQVHQHEMTVELEQERARLSTALRNLEEARRELMSQARFASLGELAAGVAHELNNPMAAIERTAAHLGEDVDTLLASSPNRKWREGVLKALEQAKLAPSVSTKEARRLRRELTEVIGDRALAQRWVLAGLHDAAFAKQVARSRRLDFETIERAAAIGTGVRNLSTAATRITELVASLRSYARPDGDPVTDVNIHEGVDDTLRLISHRLDNVEVIRDYAELPNITCMPGQLAQVWTNLLTNAAEAMQDTGVGGTVTIRTSAPEPGWIEVDIIDDGPGIPGERLERLFEPRFTTKNGQVRFGMGIGLSVCRSIINKHHGTITLESSPRGTKASVRLRINGPRRHHEPHHSDS, encoded by the coding sequence ATGATTCCACACTCAACAATCGCGGTCATCGGTGCGTCGGAGGCGTCGCGCACCATCCAGACCATCGTGCGCGACGCGTTCGGCGGCACCCACACGGTGCTCACCTACCCGTCGCTGACGGACTTGCCGCGCACGGACGACCTCGCGCTCGTCACCGTCACGGTGCACGAGCACGGGCTCACCGCCGATCACCCGCTGGTCAAATTTCTTGACGACGCCCACTACGAACACACCCGCATCATCGTCTTGACCACGGCGCCCTCGGTGTCGGGCCTGGACCGACTCAGCGAGCTGGGCAGGCTCGACATGCTGGTGTACACGCCGGAGATCCACGACGAGGCCCTGGCACGGAACCTGCAGCAGCAGCTCACCCGCTATTGGGCGTCGCGCTACCACGACAACCCCGAGTTGGCGTCGAAGTACGACCAGCCGGCGGCGCCGGCGCTGGACGTGGAGCTCAGCGACGAGGAGATCATCAGGCACATTATTGACGCCGCCGACCGGCACCTCGGGCGCCAGCCCCGCCTGGTGTTCCCTCCCGGGGTGAACCTGACCACGGAGGGCAAGGAGGTTGAGGAGGTCATCTTGACTATCTCGGGCGAGGTGGTGCTGCAGCGCAACACGGACGCTGGCGACATCACGATGCACCGTGGATCGACGGGCCTTGTCATCGGGTTGTTGGCACTGGCGGGCACGCGCATCGGCTTCTTCACGGCGCGGACCACGACAGAGGTCACCGCGGTGCAGCTGCCGATGGACCAGCTCAACTACCTGCTCGACATCGCCCCTGGCCTGGACCGCATGCTCGCCGTGTTGCTGGTGCGTTCCTACGACCGGCGCCTACGGCGCTCCGAGGACAGCCAGGTGCACCAGCACGAGATGACCGTGGAGCTCGAGCAGGAGCGGGCGCGGCTGAGCACCGCCCTGCGCAATCTGGAGGAGGCCCGCCGCGAGTTGATGAGCCAGGCCCGGTTCGCCTCGCTCGGCGAGCTGGCCGCGGGGGTGGCGCATGAGCTGAACAACCCGATGGCCGCGATTGAGCGTACGGCGGCGCATCTCGGAGAGGACGTCGATACGCTGCTGGCGTCAAGCCCGAACCGGAAGTGGCGCGAGGGCGTCCTGAAAGCCCTTGAGCAGGCGAAACTAGCTCCCTCGGTGAGTACGAAGGAGGCACGCAGGTTGCGGCGTGAGCTCACGGAGGTCATCGGCGACCGGGCGCTTGCGCAGCGCTGGGTGCTCGCCGGGCTTCACGACGCCGCCTTTGCCAAGCAGGTGGCTCGCTCCCGCAGGCTCGACTTCGAAACCATTGAGCGTGCCGCGGCGATCGGCACTGGGGTGCGCAATCTCTCAACCGCGGCGACCCGTATTACGGAGCTCGTCGCCTCGCTGCGCTCGTACGCGCGCCCTGACGGCGACCCCGTCACCGACGTGAACATCCACGAAGGTGTCGACGACACCCTCCGCCTCATCTCACACCGACTCGACAACGTCGAGGTCATTCGCGATTATGCGGAGCTGCCCAACATCACGTGCATGCCTGGCCAGCTGGCCCAGGTGTGGACGAACCTGCTGACCAACGCCGCTGAAGCGATGCAGGACACGGGCGTTGGCGGCACAGTCACGATCCGCACGAGTGCGCCTGAGCCGGGCTGGATCGAAGTCGACATTATCGACGACGGCCCCGGCATCCCCGGCGAGCGCCTCGAGCGACTCTTCGAACCCCGATTCACCACGAAGAACGGCCAGGTGCGCTTCGGGATGGGCATCGGCCTGAGTGTGTGCCGAAGCATCATCAATAAGCACCACGGAACCATCACGCTGGAGTCCTCCCCGCGGGGCACCAAAGCCAGCGTTCGCCTACGTATCAACGGACCAAGGAGACACCATGAACCTCACCATTCTGATTCTTGA
- a CDS encoding SLC13 family permease, translated as MAVQHGTIPPPALQQRAPSLSKKQWAGLILGAVLFALPFFFNIPGLEAPGQRMLSIFLLAIVFWILEPIPLTATAVLVIFLEVILLSKGAIVDPTGGVEALKETVLPASDYFAALANPVIILFLGGFMIAHGAEKFGLDKNLAAIMLRPFPDKARLTVLGLMLITALLSMFMSNTATTATMFAVVIPILRTLPPGKVRAGVALSIPLAANVGGIGTPVGTPPNAIAIGALAEYGIKVSFAQWMLLAVPFMLVVLVFAWLFLCIAFIPSETRISIAMDASWDTSSNAKLFYAVAGLTIALWMSEPLHGISSNIVGFFPVVALLSLKVMKGKDVQALDWPVLWLVSGGIALGTGVGATGLDDWLVGSVNWKVLGPMMILALLGLIGFAMANVISHSAAANLLVPLAVSLAITLSEPSPMLIAVIVAIACSLGMALPISTPPNAIAYATKEITIPQMAQVGLVVGTVATLLLIFVMPSVWTLLGLL; from the coding sequence ATGGCTGTACAGCATGGAACGATTCCACCACCGGCGCTCCAGCAGCGCGCCCCCTCCCTTTCGAAAAAGCAGTGGGCGGGCCTCATTCTTGGCGCCGTGCTCTTCGCGCTCCCCTTCTTTTTCAACATCCCTGGCCTCGAGGCGCCCGGCCAGCGGATGCTTTCTATTTTCCTGTTGGCGATTGTCTTCTGGATCCTCGAGCCGATTCCGCTGACCGCGACCGCGGTGCTAGTGATCTTCCTCGAGGTCATACTGCTTTCGAAGGGCGCCATCGTTGACCCGACGGGTGGCGTCGAGGCGCTGAAGGAGACGGTGCTGCCGGCGTCCGACTACTTTGCGGCGCTGGCGAACCCGGTGATCATCCTGTTCTTGGGCGGGTTCATGATTGCGCATGGCGCGGAGAAGTTCGGGCTGGACAAGAACCTGGCGGCGATTATGCTGCGGCCCTTCCCGGATAAGGCGCGGCTGACGGTGCTGGGGCTCATGCTGATTACTGCACTGCTGAGCATGTTTATGTCGAATACGGCGACGACGGCCACGATGTTCGCGGTGGTCATCCCGATTTTGCGCACGCTGCCGCCGGGTAAGGTGCGCGCGGGTGTGGCGCTGTCGATTCCGCTGGCAGCGAACGTAGGCGGCATAGGCACCCCGGTCGGGACACCACCAAACGCGATCGCGATTGGTGCGCTGGCGGAGTACGGCATCAAGGTGTCCTTCGCGCAGTGGATGCTGCTTGCCGTCCCGTTCATGCTGGTTGTGCTGGTGTTTGCGTGGCTGTTCCTGTGCATTGCGTTCATCCCCTCGGAGACGCGGATCTCGATTGCAATGGATGCGTCCTGGGATACGTCGTCGAACGCGAAGCTGTTTTACGCCGTCGCGGGGCTGACGATTGCGCTGTGGATGAGCGAGCCACTTCACGGGATCTCCTCGAATATTGTCGGTTTCTTCCCCGTCGTCGCGCTGCTGAGCCTGAAAGTGATGAAGGGCAAAGACGTCCAGGCGCTGGACTGGCCGGTGTTGTGGCTGGTCTCCGGCGGTATTGCGCTGGGCACGGGCGTGGGTGCGACGGGGCTCGATGACTGGTTGGTCGGCTCCGTGAACTGGAAGGTGCTCGGCCCGATGATGATCCTGGCGCTACTGGGCCTGATCGGGTTTGCCATGGCGAACGTCATTTCCCACTCGGCGGCGGCGAACCTGCTGGTGCCGCTGGCGGTCTCGCTGGCGATCACGCTGTCCGAGCCGAGCCCGATGCTCATCGCGGTGATTGTGGCAATCGCCTGCTCGCTGGGTATGGCGCTGCCGATCTCCACCCCGCCGAACGCGATTGCGTACGCCACGAAGGAGATCACCATCCCACAGATGGCGCAGGTCGGCCTGGTGGTGGGTACGGTGGCAACGCTGCTGCTGATCTTCGTGATGCCGTCAGTGTGGACGCTGTTGGGGTTGCTGTAG